The DNA region TTTCATAAGGATAATTTGTCACCTACAACTGACGCTTGATTGGTTTTTTCTTGTGGGATTGTCAATTCAGGTTCTGATTGCTAGGCAGTTCCATTTCAACTACACAACGCCAGATCGCTCCCGCCAAGAAATGTTAAGGATGATTACTCCTCGGCCAACTGATCACTGGCCATTTAAAAGGTGAGTCTCAATCTTCCCCTGTCTTGATTAGCAGATTGGGCTGTGGCTTGTTTGCTCTGAAGCCAGTCTTATGCTTCAGTTCATAGTTTTTTCTCACGACTGATCATATGATGAATCGGCATCCAGCAGGGGAGAAGGTAAGGGAACTCCATTGCGGAGTCCACTTGCTCCAAAAGCGCCGAGGCAGGGTCCACGCCCACCATCCCGAATTAAGATCTCCGAGATGCGCCAGATCGCTGCTGTCCTTTTCCAGGAGAAATCCACATTCCCTTCTCGGTGCATTGTCCCTTCTGTCCTCTCCAAGCCCTTGTGCAAGTCCCTTGCTTCCAATCGAGCACTGTTCTATGAGGATGAATTGTGCCAGGCAGTTGCCCAGAATAAGCTCCGTTGATTCAATTATTTTCCCATGATCTAGTGCAGTTTCTTAGCTGGCTGAAAAGAGAATTGCGGTTTGTTTGggtaaaatatgtatataaattggTTTTCCGTTTTCGTATAGCTTGGTCGTTAGGATTTCCTAGGAAGTCTTGCAGCCTTTGATGGGACAGTGAGGTCAATCTACCCTGCTATGGCTGTGTTTCAGTATGATTTGAAGTTATTAGGATGATAAGTCTCTGGTGGAGTCGGGATGCTATATCGTGAACTGGTCACTTGTATATCTTCTTATATATGTTGCTTAAAAGCGTGGTTTGCTCATCTCGAGCATTGTTCTCTATCAAATTTTGGTGCAGTAGTGAACTCTTCCAGCTCATTGCAACACAGTGAGCGATTCAACTCTTTCTTGAATTGCCCAACCATGGCATATTATTGTCCTTATAATTGCTACATTCTTCACTTtccaccaaaaaagaaaaaaagaaaaaaagaaaaagggttaaatatatattaaaaaggaATACAGTAGGATACTACCATGGTTACTTGTTATGCGTCTTGTTCGACAGAATCTCTTAGGTCTGAGATTCGTATTGGCATTATGGAGGTGTCTATTGCATCACTTATTGTAATGCATGTACATGGTGACTGCGAAATGAGAGAAATCGCCGATTAGAGAAGCTGGTTTTTGTACTTATTGAACGTCTCATTCGACAGAATCTCATAAGCCCTCTCCGTCAGGTGGAGGCTGTCCCAGAACACATACTTGGTGTCATCCTTGCAAGTTGCCGTGTCTTGTAGACGATTGCACAGTATGCTCGCTTCTATATTCCCTGTGCCGCAGCATCCCTTATTCCCGACCTCGAAACCTGAGATTAGTCAGTGTTTCAGTCATTAGTAAATCTTGGATTATCAGGAAGCACGAAAGATATTGTACATGGACGTAGTTGATCGAGGAATGCCACCAAGCGGTGACACACCATATTTGGTATGATTCTGGAAGATGTCGAGGAGAGTGTTGTAGACGTCCATGTAGACAAATCTGCTTCCAGGCAGCTGTTTGCTGAGGTCCTTGAGCTTGGGGGAGAGCTTCGAGTTGAAGAGCAGAGCCGCTTCGTTTGCCCTCTCCGAGCACTCCCTCCTCAAGCCTCCATCGAGCGTCCTCTGTGAGGGCACGCATCCGATCGGCGGCATACTGAGCACTGCTATCTTCCTTGACCCTTGTCCGTATAGATCCTGCCCAAATGTGGACTTGAATCGTAATTGTAAACAAGGATGTTTGATTGCTAGTACGATACCATTCTATATGAAAATGAGTAGGTTAGATACATACCATGAAGAAACTCGAAGCATGATCGATCAAGAGGTCAGTGTACGAGGGAACATCGTAATGTACTCTCCTGAAGGGAGTGGAGAAGTAAGTGTTGGCGATGTCATTATTCCCAGCGATCATTACGTAAGTGCTTTGTGCCACTATTTTCGCCGCCTGCTTTTGTCCGACTGCCGCGGTAATATTCCTCTTGTATTGCTTGAAGAGGTTCAGCTGGTTCGGCATTGATATCACTGACTGGATGATcacaaagaaataaaaaagaaggatCTCATCACTGATATGTGCTGCAAAGCAAAACAAGCGCAACGACATGAAAATTCCGTGCTGTCATGATCTTCATTGTCGGATGAGGGGCCGACTGACCCCTGCTAATTGCTGAAGACAAGGAGGTCCCATCCAACGGTCCCAGGAATGTGAAAGGCTTCCCCGTGAGATACGAATTAGTCCTTAGAGACAAGGAAAGAGCGAAAGA from Punica granatum isolate Tunisia-2019 chromosome 3, ASM765513v2, whole genome shotgun sequence includes:
- the LOC116200771 gene encoding GDSL esterase/lipase EXL3-like isoform X3, with translation MTRTLIIAISLEITVSVFLYGKSLAAAPATKNKGPPALFAFGDSMLDTGNNNDLLTALKCNFRPYGRDFMGGKPTGRFCNGRVPSDFLAELLGLKKYLPAYLDKGLKTEDLLTGVGFASGATGYDPLTSQIASVISMPNQLNLFKQYKRNITAAVGQKQAAKIVAQSTYVMIAGNNDIANTYFSTPFRRVHYDVPSYTDLLIDHASSFFMDLYGQGSRKIAVLSMPPIGCVPSQRTLDGGLRRECSERANEAALLFNSKLSPKLKDLSKQLPGSRFVYMDVYNTLLDIFQNHTKYGVSPLGFEVGNKGCCGTGNIEASILCNRLQDTATCKDDTKYVFWDSLHLTERAYEILSNETFNKYKNQLL
- the LOC116200771 gene encoding GDSL esterase/lipase EXL3-like isoform X1 — protein: MTRTLIIAISLEITVSVFLYGKSLAAAPATKNKGPPALFAFGDSMLDTGNNNDLLTALKCNFRPYGRDFMGGKPTGRFCNGRVPSDFLAELLGLKKYLPAYLDKGLKTEDLLTGVGFASGATGYDPLTSQIASVISMPNQLNLFKQYKRNITAAVGQKQAAKIVAQSTYVMIAGNNDIANTYFSTPFRRVHYDVPSYTDLLIDHASSFFMSTFGQDLYGQGSRKIAVLSMPPIGCVPSQRTLDGGLRRECSERANEAALLFNSKLSPKLKDLSKQLPGSRFVYMDVYNTLLDIFQNHTKYGVSPLGFEVGNKGCCGTGNIEASILCNRLQDTATCKDDTKYVFWDSLHLTERAYEILSNETFNKYKNQLL
- the LOC116200771 gene encoding GDSL esterase/lipase EXL3-like isoform X4, giving the protein MTRTLIIAISLEITVSVFLYGKSLAAAPATKNKGPPALFAFGDSMLDTGNNNDLLTALKCNFRPYGRDFMGGKPTGRFCNGRVPSDFLAELLGLKKYLPAYLDKGLKTEDLLTGVGFASGATGYDPLTSQIASVISMPNQLNLFKQYKRNITAAVGQKQAAKIVAQSTYVMIAGNNDIANTYFSTPFRRVHYDVPSYTDLLIDHASSFFMDLYGQGSRKIAVLSMPPIGCVPSQRTLDGGLRRECSERANEAALLFNSKLSPKLKDLSKQLPGSRFVYMDVYNTLLDIFQNHTKYGFEVGNKGCCGTGNIEASILCNRLQDTATCKDDTKYVFWDSLHLTERAYEILSNETFNKYKNQLL
- the LOC116200771 gene encoding GDSL esterase/lipase EXL3-like isoform X2, translated to MTRTLIIAISLEITVSVFLYGKSLAAAPATKNKGPPALFAFGDSMLDTGNNNDLLTALKCNFRPYGRDFMGGKPTGRFCNGRVPSDFLAELLGLKKYLPAYLDKGLKTEDLLTGVGFASGATGYDPLTSQIASVISMPNQLNLFKQYKRNITAAVGQKQAAKIVAQSTYVMIAGNNDIANTYFSTPFRRVHYDVPSYTDLLIDHASSFFMSTFGQDLYGQGSRKIAVLSMPPIGCVPSQRTLDGGLRRECSERANEAALLFNSKLSPKLKDLSKQLPGSRFVYMDVYNTLLDIFQNHTKYGFEVGNKGCCGTGNIEASILCNRLQDTATCKDDTKYVFWDSLHLTERAYEILSNETFNKYKNQLL